Proteins encoded in a region of the Aptenodytes patagonicus chromosome Z, bAptPat1.pri.cur, whole genome shotgun sequence genome:
- the TMEM271 gene encoding transmembrane protein 271, whose protein sequence is MKWSVRGACAALSSCLLLACALSAAAVGLKCFSLGSELKGEPFRLGTAAGAFYSGLLLAAGLSLLAAALLCCRPPDEAPAAPAPAPAPASALASAADPDPAGGGPGGGEAAAAPSGPVEKAPPGGRQNFLLLGVLVFMLGVLSAFAGAVIDGDTVSLVERKYSHYCLLQPGGAARPRSGPAAPDGSAAALRCQKLRDYQRGLVLSTVFNALECLLGLLNLLLVKNYKASQQRGRRRRRRRAAPAAAAAAGGRRRRRRGGGGGRRAPRHSQGSLFSGGEPELSPGDCPFQAVSYINVGVFHVFDEAGVEVHCGGHPSVELPGYSPMDPELNASYPYCYPLPSEQPPAYEEIYPGEPCAHGT, encoded by the coding sequence aTGAAGTGGAGCGTGCGGGGAGCCTGCGCCGcgctctccagctgcctcctgctcgcCTGCGCCCTCAGCGCCGCCGCCGTGGGCCTCAAGTGCTTCTCGCTGGGCTCCGAGCTCAAGGGCGAGCCCTTCCGcctgggcacagccgccggcgcCTTCTACTCGGGGCTGCTGCTGGCCGCCGGCCTCTCGCTGCTCGCCGCCGCGCTGCTCTGCTGCCGCCCGCCCGACGAGGCGCCCGCGGcgccggctccggccccggccccggcctcggcccTGGCCTCGGCCGCGGACCCGgacccggcgggcggcggccccggcgggggggaggcggcggccgcgccgTCGGGGCCGGTGGAGAAGGCGCCGCCCGGGGGGCGGCAGAACTTCCTGCTGCTGGGGGTGCTGGTGTTTATGCTGGGCGTGCTGAGCGCCTTCGCCGGCGCCGTCATCGACGGCGACACCGTGTCGCTGGTGGAGAGGAAGTACTCGCACTACTGCCTGCTGcagcccggcggcgcggcccgcccgcggagcggccccgcggcccccgaCGGCTCCGCCGCGGCGCTCCGCTGCCAGAAGCTGCGGGACTACCAGCGTGGCTTGGTGCTCTCCACCGTCTTCAACGCGCTGGAGTGCCTCCTGGGCCTGCTCAACCTGCTCCTCGTCAAGAACTACAAGGCCTCGCAgcagcgcgggcggcggcggcggcggcggcgagcggccccggcagcggcggcggcggcgggcgggcggcggcggcggcggcggggcggcggcggcgggcggcgggcgccgcgccacagccagggctccctcttCTCCGGCGGCGAGCCCGAGCTCAGCCCCGGGGATTGCCCCTTCCAGGCCGTCTCCTACATCAACGTGGGCGTCTTCCACGTCTTCGACGAGGCCGGCGTGGAGGTGCACTGCGGCGGGCATCCCTCTGTCGAGCTGCCCGGCTACTCGCCCATGGACCCCGAGCTCAACGCCTCCTACCCCTACTGCTACCCGCTGCCCAGCGAACAGCCCCCGGCCTACGAGGAGATCTACCCCGGGGAGCCCTGCGCTCACGGCACCTAG